In Streptomyces sp. NBC_00448, the following are encoded in one genomic region:
- a CDS encoding GNAT family N-acetyltransferase, which translates to MSTRPVPDPLLDSARGLWEQLAAVPVSFPSGEGVRVVTSPESRFCPAGWVGVVVLGGSALVTAPGRQAAAIVRDAFAELAATAVANAEAVREVLPVARVLGPAALAYVSAAGFRPVADSVRSAEQRPGDHAELRNLEKLAGREDTEEAGLDEITSPAFVVRADGQVVAAAGYRTWPRRTAHIGVLTAPAWRRRGLARVVGSAATAHALAAGLLPQWRARVPASRQVALALGFRELGTQLSIQLG; encoded by the coding sequence ATGTCGACAAGACCTGTGCCGGACCCCCTGCTGGACAGCGCCCGCGGACTGTGGGAGCAACTGGCCGCGGTGCCGGTGTCGTTCCCGTCCGGTGAGGGCGTGCGGGTGGTCACCTCGCCGGAGTCGCGGTTCTGCCCGGCGGGATGGGTCGGGGTGGTGGTGCTGGGAGGCTCCGCGCTGGTGACCGCGCCCGGCCGGCAGGCCGCCGCGATCGTTCGTGACGCGTTCGCCGAGCTAGCGGCGACGGCCGTCGCCAATGCGGAGGCCGTTCGCGAGGTGCTGCCGGTGGCAAGAGTGCTCGGTCCGGCGGCGCTGGCGTACGTCTCCGCGGCCGGGTTCCGTCCGGTGGCGGACAGCGTGCGGTCGGCGGAGCAACGTCCGGGAGACCACGCGGAGTTGCGGAACCTGGAGAAGCTGGCGGGCCGGGAGGACACCGAGGAGGCCGGCCTGGACGAGATCACCTCGCCCGCGTTCGTGGTCCGCGCCGATGGGCAGGTGGTCGCCGCCGCCGGCTACCGGACCTGGCCGCGGCGGACCGCCCACATCGGCGTGCTGACCGCACCGGCGTGGAGGCGGCGGGGCCTGGCGAGGGTCGTGGGCTCCGCGGCAACCGCACATGCGCTCGCCGCCGGCCTGCTGCCCCAATGGCGGGCACGGGTGCCGGCCTCCCGACAGGTGGCGCTCGCGCTCGGCTTCAGGGAGTTGGGCACCCAGCTCAGCATCCAACTCGGGTGA
- a CDS encoding class I SAM-dependent methyltransferase, whose translation MNRTFDDLVAEADAVSVAGWDFSWLDGRASEQRPSWGYQRLMAERLGRASAALDIQTGGGEVLAGAPSFPPVMAATESWPPNVAKATALLHPRGAVVVADADEPPLPFADEAFDLVTSRHPVTAWWHEIARVLRPGGTYFSQHVGPDSAVEVYEFFLGPQPHADRGPRHPDTARAAAAEAGLDVLDLRYERLRMEFHDVGAMVYFLRKVIWMVPDFTVERYRDRLRDLHELIAAEGPFVAHSTRFLIEARKPLR comes from the coding sequence TCCTGGCTGGACGGGCGGGCGAGCGAGCAGCGTCCCTCGTGGGGATACCAGCGGCTGATGGCGGAGCGGCTGGGCCGGGCCTCGGCCGCGCTGGACATCCAGACCGGCGGTGGCGAGGTGCTGGCCGGCGCGCCGTCCTTCCCGCCGGTGATGGCCGCGACCGAGTCCTGGCCGCCGAACGTCGCGAAGGCCACCGCGCTGCTGCACCCGCGCGGCGCGGTCGTGGTCGCCGACGCCGACGAGCCGCCGCTGCCCTTCGCGGACGAGGCGTTCGACCTGGTCACCAGCCGTCACCCGGTCACGGCGTGGTGGCATGAGATCGCCCGGGTGCTGCGGCCGGGCGGCACCTACTTCTCCCAGCACGTCGGCCCGGACAGCGCCGTGGAGGTGTACGAGTTCTTCCTCGGCCCGCAGCCCCACGCCGACCGCGGCCCGCGCCACCCCGACACGGCGAGGGCGGCCGCCGCCGAGGCCGGTCTCGACGTGCTCGACCTGCGCTACGAACGGCTGCGGATGGAGTTCCACGACGTCGGCGCGATGGTGTACTTCCTGCGCAAGGTGATCTGGATGGTGCCCGACTTCACCGTCGAGCGCTACCGCGACCGGCTGCGCGACCTGCACGAACTCATCGCCGCCGAGGGCCCGTTCGTGGCCCACTCGACCCGCTTCCTGATCGAGGCCCGCAAACCGCTCCGCTGA